Proteins from one Telopea speciosissima isolate NSW1024214 ecotype Mountain lineage chromosome 1, Tspe_v1, whole genome shotgun sequence genomic window:
- the LOC122649072 gene encoding uncharacterized protein LOC122649072, with product MEKEMGMPVASLHKNSSSSSTVRFLGLLKQPDSDSVPLELDESEVVWSAELSDSPQSDSLGSIRSSSSTVLPTSPPDHRHRQYRPERFGLSAALSDDRRPLVQRKPSLNPSLSAASAARTIPPVPVPRSGGSTSEDFSNSSSGRTKFHQSAPVNVPVWIRGVVNGGHGSSNLGTFNEDDEDTVEEMLPPHEIVARSHATTFSMFEGVGRTLKGRDLRRVRNAVFQKTGFLD from the coding sequence aTGGAAAAGGAGATGGGGATGCCTGTGGCTTCCCTCCATAAGAACAGCTCATCGTCTTCGACGGTCCGGTTTCTTGGCCTCCTAAAACAGCCGGATTCCGATTCGGTGCCCTTGGAATTGGACGAAAGCGAGGTGGTTTGGTCAGCTGAGCTCTCCGATTCCCCTCAATCTGATTCCCTCGGTTCGATTCGCTCTTCCTCCTCTACTGTACTACCGACTTCCCCTCCCGATCATCGCCACCGCCAATATCGGCCGGAAAGATTCGGTCTTTCGGCAGCTTTGTCGGACGACCGCCGCCCGCTTGTGCAGAGAAAACCATCCCTGAATCCTTCACTGTCCGCCGCTAGTGCGGCAAGAACGATTCCACCAGTGCCCGTTCCACGCTCCGGGGGATCAACCTCTGAAGACTTTTCAAACTCATCTTCAGGCAGAACCAAGTTTCATCAGTCTGCTCCAGTGAACGTGCCAGTCTGGATTAGGGGGGTTGTCAATGGAGGCCATGGATCTTCCAATTTGGGGACTTTCAACGAGGACGATGAGGACACGGTGGAGGAGATGCTACCACCGCACGAGATCGTGGCAAGGTCACATGCCACCACTTTCTCTATGTTCGAAGGGGTGGGGCGGACACTCAAAGGAAGGGATCTACGCCGTGTCCGGAATGCCGTTTTCCAGAAGACAGGTTTTCTAGACTGA